One genomic region from Zalophus californianus isolate mZalCal1 chromosome 14, mZalCal1.pri.v2, whole genome shotgun sequence encodes:
- the XBP1 gene encoding X-box-binding protein 1: MVVVAPAQTSAAGAPKVLLLSGKPAAAAATAAAATGAPAGRALPLMVPGQRGASPEVASGGPPQARKRQRLTHLSPEEKALRRKLKNRVAAQTARDRKKARMSELEQQVVDLEEENQKLLLENQLLREKTHGLVVENQELRQRLGMDALVTEEEAETQTKGNGARPVTGSAESAALRLRAPLQQVQAQLSPLQNISPWILTALTLQTLSLISCWAFCSTWIQSCSSDVLPQSLPAWSSSQKYTQKDPIPYQPPLLHHWGRHQPSWKPLMN, translated from the exons ATGGTGGTGGTGGCACCCGCGCAGACCTCGGCCGCCGGGGCCCCCAAAGTGCTGCTTTTGTCCGGCaagcccgccgccgccgccgccaccgccgccgccgccaccggaGCCCCGGCCGGCCGGGCTCTGCCACTCATGGTGCCGGGCCAACGAGGGGCCAGCCCGGAGGTGGCGAGCGGGGGCCCACCCCAGGCGCGCAAGCGACAGCGCCTCACGCACCTGAGCCCCGAGGAGAAGGCGCTGCGGAG gaaactgaaaaacagagtCGCAGCCCAGACTGCCAGAGACCGAAAGAAAGCTCGAATGAGTGAGCTGGAACAGCAAGTGGTAGATTTGGAGGAAGAG AACCAAAAACTTTTGCTAGAAAATCAGCTTTTGCGAGAGAAAACCCATGGCCTTGTAGTTGAGAACCAGGAGTTAAGACAGCGCTTGGGGATGGATGCCCTGGTTACTGAAGAGGAGGCTGAGACCCAGACCAAG GGGAATGGAGCGAGGCCAGTGACCGGGTCTGCTGAGTCCGCAGCACTCAGACTACGTGCACCTCTGCAGCAGGTGCAGGCCCAGTTGTCACCCCTCCAGAACATCTCCCCATGGATTCTGACAGCGTTGACTCTTCAGACTCTGAG TCTGATATCCTGTTGGGCATTCTGTTCAACTTGGATCCAGTCATGTTCTTCAGATGTCCTTCCCCAGAGTCTCCCAGCCTGGAGCAGCTCCCAGAAGTACACCCAGAAGGACCCAATTCCTTACCAGCCTCCCCTTCTCCATCACTGGGGACGTCATCAGCCAAGCTGGAAGCCATTAATGAACTGA
- the LOC113913052 gene encoding translation initiation factor IF-2-like, with protein MAREGLRQTAPPPSTGPAPPHPAFLRSWPSVIGQRRVTRGRSRSPLVRRARRGRGRGVQRGGRGVHRGCCGPGLEWAGGGGGRPAGSRAGGPGGPGHCSAPQEGSGTRRSFLLGQILPHRLTHFRTTESNPKRRDFQTDDFLPRLTDGCHLCLTTFSLVRHIGPRAEWKVERESERASKPVGPWMRKKPAKKFREIRAFRK; from the coding sequence ATGGCCCGAGAGGGTCTACGCCAGACCGCGCCGCCGCCGTCCACCGGGCCGGCCCCACCGCACCCAGCCTTTCTACGGTCGTGGCCCTCCGTGATTGGCCAGCGCCGCGTGACGCGTGGCCGCTCTCGGAGCCCATTGGTCCGGCGGgcccggagggggcggggccggggcgtcCAGCGTGGGGGCCGGGGCGTCCACCGTGGCTGCTGCGGTCCGGGGCTGGAGTGGGCgggcggtggtggggggagaCCCGCGGGATCCCGGGCTGGGGGCCCTGGAGGGCCTGGGCACTGCTCGGCTCCTCAAGAAGGGTCCGGAACCCGGCGGAGTTTCCTCCTCGGACAGATTTTACCCCATAGGCTGACGCATTTCCGAACGACTGAGTCTAATCCCAAACGAAGAGATTTCCAGACTGATGACTTTTTACCGAGACTGACAGATGGTTGTCACCTCTGCCTGACCACATTTTCTCTCGTGCGCCACATCGGGCCCCGAGCGGAGTGGAAAgtcgagagagagagcgagagagcgagcaagccAGTCGGGCCTTGGATGAGAAAAAAGCCTGCAAAGAAATTCCGCGAAATAAGAGCTTTTAGGAAGTGA